ATACAGGAGCATGGGTCAAGAGGGACACGATAAATCAGAGGAACCGCGTCCGCGTGGGGCAAAGCCGGACTGCGCAAGGAGAAGAATGAGCATGATCCACACCGGTGGTAGTGACGGTGGCTACAGGCCTACAGCTGAGATGAAACCCTAGCCTTAGCCTGACTCTGATACCAGCTTATAATTCCTATGGGCCAACGAGACCAACAGGTATACCATGGAACTATACAAGTATATGCAGAAAGCATTCGTTAAAATTGAGTAAATACACAGCTCGCTACAAAACACATTTAGCAAGGCAAATGCGTACTATTTTGGCTGAAACGATAGGTAAAATCGCCATAGCCATTAGCACTTTTTTATCCTATGAAAAGACATCTTTTTGGgcagaaaaaataaagcacATTCAATGTTCTCcttgaaaatgaaaatatgaaatacgGAGACCATTTCTAACTGCTCTCCAAAATTCCTTGCACTTGTACGTAACAAAACATCACTTCATGCTCAGGAACTGGTAACTATCATtacttcttttttgttttcttccttGCATGACAAAAATCTAAAAGACcgaattacataaataaatcatgctaCAAGCAGCATCAAGCCATAGAAAGCAAGTAATCAAATGATGTGACTAATCTAATAAAGTAGTTGTCCCTCCTTTCTATAATATAAGGCATCCTTATTTTCAAGAAAGTCTgacatttcaaaattttactaataagtaaactaaaaatatttgtagttaGTGTCATACGAGTGGTTTCATTAgattcttatttgaaaatattttcatgcgATGTTAAATCATACTTGTTGATagtatattatgaaataatgAATAATCAAAGTATAGCAttgaaaactatataaaaagctaatacaacttatattttagaatggatggagtattaaTTACCTATCATGATATATCTGAGTAAAAGGATATCAGTACACGGTCACATGGTATATgcattagaaatattaaaaatggttCCTGGCATTTCCATAACATGTAGTGCCTCCGTTTCGCATTACCTGGTGCTCTCTACATCTATGTGGagtaatgaatctagacacactataaaacatatctaTTGATTCATGGATGAATCTTAATAGTgacaaaacatcttataatatgaaacagagggagtatccATTAACTTAATTATACAAGGTTTGCCATTGGAGTGAAGAGAAGAGTAGTACCATGAATATAATTTACTGGTCACAGTTTTGAGATCCATCAAGTTCATTGCTCAACATATGGTGCAGAAGAATGTCGACCATGGTGCCCTTTGACCTCACACTGCACCACAGCTATGGTAAGAAATGCTGCAACAATATGTTATCATGccataacaatattttttttttgtttattaccGCACAGCTCGCCGTCTGCTTCTTCCTTCCAAAGTAGAATCCTGCAGGGACGAACTTATGCCCTCAAAAAACTAGATATTTCAATCCAGATAACAGCTTTATTGGATAAATTAGTGGGGCATAAcgaaattaaatgataatagATTTAACTGGAAAGCGTGTGAAGGAAAAACATGTATGTTCTATACTCCACAATTTGAGGAAACGAAGCTAGTAATGCCAAATTCTTGATACTGATATAACAGAAAGTCAGAAACTACAAAAAGCTCGGAAAGTGTGACTACAGACCAGAGTACCAAACACTAGCCACAACCTCCCTCAGATGCTCAAACTCACGTAAGGCAACAATAGCAAGGTTTGGTTTCGTGCTTAAATAATTATGTGATTGTAGTGTATTGTAAATAAAGGTCGTCAAAGGACAGTACTGGGCTACCAGCAATGCCCAGTTAATTTCTGGATTCAAGTGATTTTCTAAATACAGGTAAAGATAATTTACTTTCGGGCTTCAGCACAAACATGGTTCTAACCTGGATATCAGCTTCTCCATCTTTCTCCAATTCCATCTCAGCAAAAAATGCCTCCAACACAAATGCCACAAtctgagaaagaaaaaggataaaACACAATTAATCCAATGAACAAATAAACGTCTAAAATCAAAAATAGGATAATAGGAATGTCCACTTGTCAATAAGTTTCTAACAATGCACACATATATCATAAAACAATAGTATTATGCATGTTAGAAAATTTATACCATGAATGCCACTGCATTTTGGTAAAAGTTAAATGTCACTGCTTgaacaaaaactgaaaaactcTTTATTGTCATACCAGATTAAGCAGAAGTAATACTGAAATGAGGTAAAAGCTGACAAAATAAATCAGACTCCAAGAACTTCCAGTCAATTGCATGTAGCtctggaaaaagaaaagtaagcTTATGTTCAAAAGAACAAAGATAAGGAAATGAAGGCagcaaataaaataagtcgTTCAAGACTTTGAGGCAGATTTTCTTTGAATTCTTGTAGGGAAGCTATCAAGATCATTGAGCTAACTTTATAAGAATATAAATGTAGGAGTCAAAAGATGATCTTCATTAATACTCTCTATTGTGTAGAAGTACTTCTTAACATCTGCAGGATAAGCTTTTAAACTCACGGATCTTAACTGCACATTTTAATACAGTAAAATAGACAGGCATAAGTACCACCCTGAGCACCCTCCCACCcctcaaaatatataaaaaagatcgGTGCATAGAAGCAGCGTGATTGAGAGCAAGTATGGCTGCCATATTCTTACCTCCATCCATGCTTGCCAATTGCCCATGACTAACAAATTGAACAGAGTTACCATACCACTTGGATAGTCATTGAAGTTAAAAAGAAGATAGCTGACCATGTCAAGGTAAAAATGTGAGAACTTTGTGAACAAATGTATTACAAGGCTATATTGTAGTGAAGTTACTGGACCAGAGCGCTCTAGAAATCTAAACAGTGAAATAAGGACAAAAGCATACTCATTATCGAAAAGAGCGGTTCCTTCCAGTGTTGGGTTTCCTGCATACACAATGCCCCCAAATATCTGCAAATTGAAGACCCTCAATTATCATCTCATGACAATAATTGAGATGTGAAAAGTGCTAACGATGTTTAGACAGCAACGATGTGCAGTTTAGAACAGGAAAAGCACACATAACAATAGTAATTAGTAATTGGGCAATCTGagaacaaaggaaaaaaaactctaatcACTAGTGTCAGTAACAGATTGCTGTGACCAGTAAACAAAGTGAACTAGAATCTTTGTCAAGAGTGTGTGTGAGGGGAAGCGGTGGAGAATGAGAAGAAATGTTTGTGTTTTCCCAAAAGTTTTAAGCTATTGGGTGAACTGTTTTATCCATTGAACTTATAGTTTATTCCAACCTGCAAACCAAGGGAGCAGTAAATGCAAAGGGTGCAGAATACAATCCCCAAATATGGCATCAAGCTAGACATCAGAGTAAAGAATGTCGCAACAAAAGCTCTGAAACGCTGGACTTGCAACAGAATTCTTGTTAAGCGTAGCATCCTTCCAAGAAGAAGGTACCGAATCCTGCCAAGTAAAAagcatatgaaaataaataatatattttgcagaagccagcaggactgttagAGCAAGCAACAAGAAATAGCTCCCAGATAACTCTGTCAGCAGTGATACACACAGCACTTGTTCAAGTGATGTAATGCTAAATTAGCAATTTGAAATAGTACAGCTCATGACACATTTTTGTTAAGTTGCAGCCAGTTGCACCTAAAAGCCTAAGTTGATAGAGAAAGATGGgcaattcactttatacactccaacACTCCCCCTCACGCGAGACCCCCTCAAGTCTCAAGCGTAGAATATTGGAGTGGGCGctgcaattattttatttaattgcacGCCAGCCAGGATTCGAACTCGAGACCTCTgactctgataccatgttaagttgcatgcacCAACCAATTGCACCTAAAAACTAAGCTGATAGGGAAAGACGGgcaattcactttatacactccaacACTTTTAAAATGCAGTCTGATTCAACACCCCATATAGCCCAACATGACATTTCATGTTGCAGTTTCTTTTGTTCAATGGGAATTTCAGTACATAATTCCTAAATAACCATCATGTTAGGAAGCTTTTcgtaatttgattaattagacAGCGTTTTAGAACTGGGTTTTGACCTTAATAGTTAATACCTGTTCTATACATAGCACATGGATGTATTTTTAGTTTCAGGAATTAAAGAGCATGATGCATATTAAGAAGATGGGGCATTTGCAAATTTGCCGCTGGTTTTTCCTAAATTGCAAGGATGTCACCCAAATGACAGTTCTAgtggtatttttgtaattttctagtgATAGTTTTGCAATAACGTTTCAAACCagtggcaaatttgcaattgtccCTAAAAAGATTTATGCACATCTTGGTGTACTTATGATGACtttgactaaaatttggaAAGTAATGAATCCAAAACAGTGAAATTACCATTCCCcatttgaaagaaaagaaagcttTGATGGGAAGCCAAATGTTAGAGCCTCTCCAATAACTGCAACAAAATGAGATGTCAGATGGCATAAGTTACTGAGTAGAAGATTTATTGTGCAAAAGTTActattttttctccaaatatTAGGTTATTCATATGAAATAAGGTAGTTAAATCATACAGCAGTACTTATTTTCAGCAAAAGAAATGCATGGACAAGCATATGCAGTTCTCCTTGGTAGACAATGTTTGAAACAACAAAATGCATTTGGCATGACCAGTACTATTTTCTTGGGAAGGACACGTGAGTTTGAAGTTATATACATCCAATATTGACCAGAGAAAAATCGATTATACTCCATTACTTTCAGTAACCATGAATGTGCATACCAATTATTAATATAGCACTACctcagtttcatattataagacgaTATAGCTAtccctagattcatctattgatcaatgtataatttttctttacaaTGCAAGGTGAAATGTATCAATGGAAGAAAACAAGCAAATACATAGAAGTGTGATTAAAATCATCTCAAATAAAGAAAGTGTGATGAAACTTACATATAGTCCAAGTAATCACAAAATCAAACTTGTTTTGACCTTCCATCCAATAAGCACCAAATCCTaatgaaaaaattttgagTGCCATCTCTATAACATAAATCCATCCTGCAACATTATAGATTTTTGTTAACATACATGAAGAGAAGggaagaaacatttttttagcgGAGAAACGTATAGTTACATTATAGTATCAGTGCTCTGCAATATTGTGCTATGCACCTTACAGAACTGGagaaattattttcttctgaATATAATCATGAAAGTTCAAGAAACTACAAATCTAACTGTCAACTTGAAACGACCTATACTAGCAGACTTATATATTAGTAGTCAAAGTGAAAGAAGTTAGACTGAATGCTTTCTGAAATAACATACACTTCTAAATAGAGCTAGTACATAAACTTAAGGCCATTGCAATCATATGTAACTCTGTATCAACCCCCAAACTACTGCAGCAACAGAACAGGAAAAATACATTATACCCTTTCAACAAAATTAAGAATAACAGAGTACTACAGTTTAGGAcagattatattttgaatggCATAAATCTTCAGGGGCTAACTTTAATTTGGAAACACAAGATAATATGccaaatatgaaatttatcaGAGATAATAAACATACTGCTTCCAAAATTGGAACAAAGTTCACCACATCATGCTTACCAAAGACAAACTCAACTTCTTGCCACGCTTTCTGTGAGGAGCTGTTTTGTATATCAAGCTGCAAAGATCATATGCCAGAGGTTACATATGATTTTTACAGTCAGTTTGTGAGTTTAATCATTTCAAATATTGGTTCGAAAATGAATGCATATTTCCTTCCtgacaaaattttctatgtaaaaataaattagattaCACAATTGTGTTAATCAATGAATTGTTGCAAATATAACATACTAGGCTGCTTATGCTGCCATGTAATTCAGTGTTTTatggtaaataaaaaatatgatgtagGTATTCTTAGACAATGTTGCAACAGAAATCGAATGCTGCTAAAGTACAAATTTTGGCTccaaacttaataaaaaaataaaacataaaattagagAATGATGCTGCCATACCGTTGTTTCAATAATGACAGCGACTAGGTTCATcagaagaacaaaaacaacaatataCTCAAACAGTCTGCTCCTCACAAAAGATTTCAACCGTTCACAAAGTTCTGAATGATAGAAAGAAGGATACTTCTCGAGACAGGATGGCTGAAAAGATATGTACAACATTAGGTCAAACAAGGTACAAAGTTGTTGCAAACAGTACAACATCGATGTAACATTTACATCCTTATAATCAATTCTCAAATCTTTGGCCATTGATACATTTGCAGCTGTAGTATTCATATTGTGTAAACAAGAGAATTGCAAAGGCATATTTCCATAAAATATTTCCTTCAACCTTTGCTAAAAGTAACAATAAACAGACAAACTTTTGCATTGGTCTGTGCAAAGTCAAATAAAGggcatttattttatactgaAGGGGTATAGTTTTCATGATAAACAAGAGAGAATTATGAACACCAAAAGAAGTAGAACATACCGGTGGTTCTTTCTGGAATTTTATTGCAATTGTATTGCACAGTGTAGCAAATTCTTCAGAGGTAACCTGGAAAAGATAAATGAATGAGATGTATATACCCTAACATGCAGGTCATCAGCTAAGGATAAACGCTAAGTTCAAACTTAAGACCACACTGAGGACTATTTAATTTCAGAAAATGGTAAAGGTGTTAAATTACTACCAGCTTATTATAAGTGTTTTTGTTATGAACATTCTCAACACTTGTAGGAGTCAGGGATGAATATGTAGGAGTCAGGAGTGCATATGTTCGCAAATATTGTCGGATGTccataaatccaaaattttcagTAAATCCAACAGCAACTCAAAGATTGAGATTCTGAGAATAATTTCTGCACTAACTATTATACATGAGCATACAGAAAGGGAAGTTGCTGACATTGTACTACTAGCTGGAGTACACAGTAGTACGATTAAGGCCTTCTTTACTTCCATAGGTTAAAGCAAACTACATGCTTCAAGAGTTATTAAATCTAAAACATGCCTACTAAgataagaagaaaagaagagcaCATACCTTGAAATCACCACTCTGATCAAGCTCGgcaaaaattaattcaaaatcttCCCTTGAAGTTTTCGGTAAGGATCTACAAAAGGAGACACCGTTATATGACACCAGTAACTGCTCCAGGATCTAGCAGGAACTTGATGAAATACAAGGATTACATCTAACGTCATTAACTTAGGGATTCCCTACCATGCTATGATATAAGCAAACCAACTTAAAAGTCATTACACTTGCTAGAACCAATAAGTGCAAAACTGAAAATCACACAGCATGATATGCTGCAATTGTTAGAACCATGTTTTAGCTACCAACTTGccattttttacaaaatcagTTCTGTCTTCTGAAATGAGTTAATAATGTCAAAATAATGAAGCACAGGTGAAATTATGTAATTTGCAACAGTAAGTGATTGTCAGAGTCTCATAGATCAAAACAGCCACCCCGTGATGGTGTCTTCAAATGAGTATTCAAGTACTAGTTCATCATCTAAAAGCAGAGCTTTGGCTCTAGACACTGGTATGGGTGTCCATCTTCCAAAGGCAGTCAAGTTactattttgtttcatttttattgCTGACCATTTCTTGAGTTAGCAAACCTTTTCAGGGACATAACTTAATACTGTTTATGCAAGGATAGTGTGGAAACTTCCACAATGGATAAACTACTTTCACAGCTAGCGTCAAGCACACAAGCTTGCACAAAGAGGGGCTGATTAGAAGCTTCTTATACCCTTGGCATGGACATATTTTTTCAGGACCTGGGTTGGCTTGGATTCCTTCAGCATCTTCGGCATGTTCCCTGGAGGATCTCAAGTTTGCTTAGGTTTGAGAACTGCTTTCATGCATAACAGATACTGATCTTGATTTCTTCAAGAAATGGACGACCATCTCCACAATGGTGAGTGTGAAAACAAACTTACCACCCAAACATAAAAAGGTAGAGTTCATTTACGGTCAGATGATGTACCAGGAGGTAGGGCACTTTTTAATGTACATCTTTGGTACATCTTGGTACCTTCCCAGTGTTGAGGTACCAGAAGATAGCACCaatttaaacctaaaaagTGTGGCACTTCCTCAAGGACCTTAAAATCACTCCAAAATGTAATAAGCAGCTCTGAAACAGTATAATGTAAGAGGGCATTTTTGTTACCTGTATTTGTTGAGCTCATCTAGTAATGATAGGCACTGCTCTTTGTTGAGATAACCCTGACCCTGATGCACACAGACAGGGAAGAAAAGGATATCAGCAGCTAACTGTAAGTACCACTCATGAATAACAGCAGTGTAACACAGCTAAAGGCACCTCCATATCCTCTCAATAGGAGCAGGACAATAACACATTACTTCTTCAGTAACATGATTCATTGCTAACTCATTTTCCCTAATATAGGATCTACAACATTAGCCTTATTACCCCTTGCACAGATGGGCTAGTGTTCATTATTTGATGATTTGAACATTTAAAATGATCCCAACTGAATACTGAATTGACTGAATTATACTCTGGTGAAGGATAACTTAAATGCCAAAGccatactaaaatttatatgaatcttACTAAAGTACTTTTTGTTAAACTATGGTGCATTAGTTGAGGAAAacataaacaacaaaatatatgcacTAAAATGCTTTGATGAAATATGGTACATTAGTTTCCAGGACAACTTATAAAAAACAGAACACTTACATTGACATCAATAAGACCAAATGCCTTCTCTAGTATGCTTTTCCTTATAAAGTCTGCCTGAGAAACTTGCTTTGCTAGCTAGATCACAGAAACTATACCATGTTAGAATTCTATGGGAAGAACAATAAGAATACATCAGAATtcatagaagaaaaaatatggtgaTAATCATGTAAATTAGGACACAAGTGAGGATCTACCTGTTCCTTAAAGCTATCATAAATGACAGCGAGAATTAAATTTGTTAGGAAGTAAACTCCCAAAAGTACGTAGACAACAAAAAATAGCGAGTACCAACGAGAGCTCCTGTTCAAAAGATGTACAAGGTTAACTTGTATGCATGTAATCTGCAGGaactatcataaaattttcaggAATAATGATCCCTTCTTACTTATAAGCAGGAACCCATACATCAGGATTATTGGAGGTGGTGAAAAGAACAAACATCTGGTATAGTGTGGCACCATATGAAGAAAAAAGGGTCTTTCCTTGCAGTGTGTCCTCAAATGTTACGTAAGCTAGCCAGCTTGCAAATACAAGGAACAGCAGTGAAAGGGCCTATATAATGCAAGTGACCCAAAAGATATATGTCAAAACTGAACACATAACGTGTGCTAATGCAAACATGAATATGAACATACATATCcacaaaatatgtatggaaaaaataaatttactgaGATGTATTTCAGTAACGAGGAGTCGAGGACAAAAAATATGGTTGCAAACTGGCCCAGTTCTTGGGAAGCAGAAAGAGCAgaaggaaaaaatgaaaacatcaGAATATAAcaatccctccctccctcccagcCTACATAAACCTACAAAGGCTTTGGTACCCACAACTTCGATACATGCAACACAAAACATTTACTCAATACCATCAGATGATGATTAATGAAGGTCCACAGTACTATCAAGCATCAGCAAAAGTTTCTATCATTCTAAAGTGAATTTGTTAATCTTGTCTTACAGTGCTAGAAGTACAGTAATTTTGCATAATTACTAAAGCCTTACCAAAACATTAAGATATGTTCCAACCATACCAACCAGTGTAACAGCACACATTCGCAGTTCCCTGTTACATAAAGAACATTTAATACATCTGTCaaacaaaaatgatatttctttgcTAACATTGAcatgtatattttcttaataatagAACAGAGGATCAGTTCAGCTTATGTGCCAACTAATTGAGATTGTATTATATGCCTGTGTTTGTTGCTCTCTTTGGTATAAAGTATGAAAAAACTCCAGGAGTCCAcattctatttatattatttattaactgATTCAGTTAGGAGCCTTCCTACTGTATTCAGAAAGCTAGCAGCACAAGGTGTAGTTTTGAGCAGATAAAAAATACCTGATAGTCATTATTAGAAACAAGACACGGATGTAGGGAGCTACTCTGAAAGGTTGAGGACTAAATGCAAACAACAGTATGTCACATGCTAAgatgaagagaagaagaacCTACAAGGTAAAGCAAAAAACATGGATGGACCATAGTTAGTGAGGCAACAAGAAAGATACACTTTCTTTAAGAGTGAAACAGCTGCTTAATTTactaaaaaaacaccaaaaattaaagtttgttTGCAGtgtagaaacaaaaaatggaCACACTTAGCATAATGAGCAGTCTAGTTAAAACAAGATTAGTTTAATTAGCTTGAAGGCAAACCGTATCAAAATTGCCAAAGTTGAAAGGGCCTAGTCCAGTCAAAAGTGACCGAACTATGAATATAACTAGCAAATTTAACAAAACTTAAACAATTAACTATAgctcatatgaaaaaaaaacatgaagttACTTTATGTAAAGTTGTGAAATTTGTGCATGGTTAAATATCCCTCCAAATGTATTGTATCTCAGTAGGCCCAAATATATCCAAATTATccattattttgtttgcagTTACATGTTTTTGTTTAACTTGGACACATAGAAACAATCAAGTAAGCTATTCTTGTTATTCACTTATTTGTACAAATAAACATCTATTTTGGAAGAAGATATGTTacctttaatttattaatagtgTTCTTCCAGAATATATTTAAACCTTCATACGACAGTGGATAGAAGATATCCATTACAAGAATAACAAGTGTAAGCCCctgaaatttaaaacaaaagaaagtacACATCAATATATCAGATTATTGTTTTAAGTCCTCAATACAGACCAGTACACATTCTTTAAAACAGCTATGCGGATTATCATTATGGAGAAAGCCCTACTATTATGGAGAAAGCCTACTATTATGCAACTAAGGTTTTGAGAGAATATAAAAACCCTACTATTATGGAGAAAGCCTTACCTCATATATAAGAGATTCAGTTTTGTTTAAGTATGGCAATTCCCCAAGAAAGTAAAGATCCCTTTGATCACAAGCATGTTGAGCATATCCTCGGCACCAGAGAGGCTTCTGaaatgcaaaacaaacaaCTCAAAATATTACCATAATGAAATTGCCTTTTTTGGCTACTCTCTCTTACAAGGTAATAGGTAGATTCCACTTTCAGAACTGACCTCAAGAAAATTCAAGAGAATCAAAGCAAATAGGTTAAGTGACCACAGCCAATCCAACCGGAGATACACAAAATAGAATCTCATAGCCCTCTCAAACCTTGTGTCATTCAAGACATCCTCAGGGATACCAACACCATCTTCTGCCTGCAAATCAATAGCAATTAACTTTCCAGTACAtcaaaaaacaacaacaacaacaacattgCAAAACACAAATGCACAACCGCGTTtcacatcattaaaaaaacaccagCACATATTCCTTTGGAAATAAGGGTTTTGCAACACATAATCTGACAACTGGATCCCAACTCTCAAGGGAAGATTCGACAATTCCCTAGTAGCCTTCCAATACAAAATGGAATTTACTACTGTGAGTCCTACAGCTAAGAGTGTCGA
This is a stretch of genomic DNA from Oryza brachyantha chromosome 1, ObraRS2, whole genome shotgun sequence. It encodes these proteins:
- the LOC102705576 gene encoding two pore calcium channel protein 1, translated to MREAEAPLIAEAAGQHRSRGSGSSAGTGSHTSGGGGGRASRQYNRRSDALAYGDRYQKAAALVDLAEDGVGIPEDVLNDTRFERAMRFYFVYLRLDWLWSLNLFALILLNFLEKPLWCRGYAQHACDQRDLYFLGELPYLNKTESLIYEGLTLVILVMDIFYPLSYEGLNIFWKNTINKLKVLLLFILACDILLFAFSPQPFRVAPYIRVLFLIMTIRELRMCAVTLVGMVGTYLNVLALSLLFLVFASWLAYVTFEDTLQGKTLFSSYGATLYQMFVLFTTSNNPDVWVPAYKSSRWYSLFFVVYVLLGVYFLTNLILAVIYDSFKEQLAKQVSQADFIRKSILEKAFGLIDVNGQGYLNKEQCLSLLDELNKYRSLPKTSREDFELIFAELDQSGDFKVTSEEFATLCNTIAIKFQKEPPPSCLEKYPSFYHSELCERLKSFVRSRLFEYIVVFVLLMNLVAVIIETTLDIQNSSSQKAWQEVEFVFGWIYVIEMALKIFSLGFGAYWMEGQNKFDFVITWTIFIGEALTFGFPSKLSFLSNGEWIRYLLLGRMLRLTRILLQVQRFRAFVATFFTLMSSLMPYLGIVFCTLCIYCSLGLQIFGGIVYAGNPTLEGTALFDNDYLLFNFNDYPSGMVTLFNLLVMGNWQAWMESYMQLTGSSWSLIYFVSFYLISVLLLLNLIVAFVLEAFFAEMELEKDGEADIQDSTLEGRSRRRAVRVRSKGTMVDILLHHMLSNELDGSQNCDQ